DNA from Mesorhizobium loti R88b:
GGCGCCGCCGTGCAGGTAGAGAATCCGCTTGCGCTCGCCGGCTCGGGGGGCGATCTCGTAGACTGGAAAGCCGTCGACGGTGCGCGTCTCGATGTCGAAACGCTGGTGCAAAGAGGCCGGCGGGCGATGATCCTCGGTCTTGCGCGCGGCCGCGATCCAGCGCTGCAGGTTTTCCGGGCTGGAAAATGCTTGCTTGCGGCTGTGCCTGAGCACGAAGGACACGAAATGGCTTTTCAAACTTGGCATGCGGATACACGAACTTCGGCTGCAGCCGACTAAGAGAATTCCCCTCTCTTGCGAAGATCGTACCTTGGCCGAAAATGTCAAGATTTACGCAGTGTGCCACACGGCGGTGTGATCCGCGCTAGCGCGGTCAGCGGCGCGGCAAAAGTGCCGCGCGCAGCTGGTTGCTGGTTGCGGCCGGGGATGGGCGAGATCCCTGGCGGATGCCGAGCAATTTGCATTTGTCGGCGAAGGTCATCAGCGTGCCGCACTCCAGATGGCGTTGTGAAGCACGGCCTTCTTGCTGGATCGCGGCGACACCGGCCAGCCAATATCCTTCTGGATCTCGGGCGGCAGGCTGTTCAGCAGGCGCAGCGCCTTGCTGCGGTCATGGGCATTCTTGATGGCCGCGCCGTAGCGGCCCAGGCTTTCGAGCATCGACATCGTTGTCTCCCTTGGAGCGTTGTGGCGGCCAATTTCTGACCGCCATTCGATGCCGGTTAAATGCTCCCGTGATGTATCTGATGGATTTCGCGAAAACAGCGTTTCGGTTTCCGGATCGAGCGATCCGGAAACATTTGCATGCAAATGAGTTTGATGTGTCGGCCGCCCTTGAAGGCCGCTTTTACTCGCGGCTGCGCCTTGCTGCGTGGCCTTCGCGAGAGCGTCGACGTGGGGCGGCGTCGCCGGCGATGCCGTCTTCGCTGACCGTCTTGCGCGGCGGCAGTTTCACCGCCGCCGACAGTTTCGGGAACGGATCGACCTTGTTGGGCAGCGCCATGGCGTAGACGAAGTGTTCCTGGAATTTTGGCTCGAGCGCGGTCTCGATCTTTTCGATCTGGCTGACGGTCTCCTCGATTTCGCGGCGATAGCCGCGGTTCAAGAGCGCCATGCGCGCACCCGCACCCGCGGCGTTGCCGACGGCCGAGACCTTGTCGAGGTCGCAATCGGGGATCAGGCCCAGCACCATGGCGTATTTCGGATCGATGAAAGAGCCGAAGGCGCCGGCGAAATGGATGCGGTCGACATGCTCGGTGTTCTGCTTTTCCATCAACAGCTTGGTGCCGGCATAGAGCGCTGCCTTGGCGAGCTGGATGGCGCGCACGTCGGTCTGGGTGATGGTGATCTTCGGCCCATCTTCCTTCGAGGCGTCGGAGCCTTCCTTCAGCACGTAGGAGAAGGTGCGGCCGTTGGCGATAACCCGTGGCGATCGCATGCTGAGTGATCCGTCGACGACGCCATCCTCCGAGATGATGCCGGCGAGATACATCTCGGCCACGATTTCGATGATGCCGGAGCCGCAAATACCGGTGACGCCGGTCGCCTGCACGCTGTCCAGGAAACCCGGTTCGTCGGACCACAGCTCCGAGCCGATGACACGGTACTTTGGCTCCAGCGTCTCGGGATCGATGCGCACGCGCTCGATGGCGCCGGGCGCCGCCCTCTGGCCGCCGGAGATTTCGGCGCCCTCGAAGGCCGGGCCGGTGGGCGAGGAGGCCGCCACCACCCGCGCACGATTGCCGAGCACGATCTCGGCATTGGTGCCGACGTCGACGATCAGCATCATCTCGTCCTGGCGATGCGGCCCTTCCGACAGTGTGACAGCCGCTGCGTCGGCGCCGACATGGCCAGCGATGCAAGGCAGCATATAGAGGCGCGCGCCCTGGTTGAGCTTGAGGCCGATGTCGGAGGCCTTGATGCGCACGGCACCCGAGACCGCTAGCGCGAAGGGGGCACCGCCAAGCTCTGTAGGATCGATGCCGAGGAAGAGATGGTGCATGATCGGATTGCCGACGAAGACGCTGTCCAGGATGTCGTTGCGCTGGACATTGCCTTCCGCGCAGACCTTGTCGACAAGGCTGGAGATCGCCTCGCGCACGGCGACCGTCATGCCTTCGCGGCCGTCCGGGTTCATCATCACATAGGAGACGCGGCTCATCAGATCCTCGCCAAAGCGGATCTGCGGGTTCGATGTGCCGGAGGACGCAGCGACGCGGCCCGACAGCAGCGACACCAGATGCATGGCAATGGTGGTCGAGCCGATATCGCAGGCCAGACCATAGGCCTCGTTCTTGAGGCCCGGCCACAAAGCGATGACCCGCGCTATGTCGCTGTCGGCATCCTTGTGGATGGCGGCGGTGGCGGTCCAGTTGCCCTTGCGCAGGATGCCTTGCACCTGCGGCAGCAAGTAGAAATCGAATTCGAGGTTCTTGAAGCCCCAGTCCTTCATCAGCGCGATCTTGAGCCGGTCGAGATCGCCGAGCGGCTTGTGCATGTCGGGTTCTTCGATCTCGACATAGCACATGCGGATCGCCGTATCGCGGGCGATGACCCTGGTGTCGGCATCCTTACGGATGGTCTGCGCATTGATGACCGTGTCCTGCGGCACGTCGATGACGAGGTCGCCGAGGATCTGCGCCGAGCAGGACAGGCGGCGCCGTTCGGGCAAGCCGCGCACGCGTTCGTAGCGCTCTTCCTTCGGGCCCTTGGGCGAAATGTGGTCGTTGGAAGAGACGATCTTGTGCTTGGCGAAATTGCCTTCCTGCACCTCGATCTGGCAGCGCCCGCACGTGGCGCGGCCGCCGCACACGCTTTCGACATAGACGCCGAGCTGCCGCGCGGCATCGAGCACCGGCGTGCCGACAGGAAACCGCCCGCGCTTGCCCGACGGCATGAACAGCACGAGTGGATCGGTGATGTTGGCAGGCGAGTTCATGCTTACACGTGTCTCGGTAGGGATTGTCGATACCGTTTAACGGATCGTTTCAGTATTGGGCGGAGTGTCTGATGGTCCAGAGGCCAATCATGTCCGAGCTCCTGCTGTCCAGCATATTCACTGCTTTTACCATGGTGCGCCTGCTGAGGGGCCCATGGCTGCGCAATCCGCAATATCTGGCCACCGGAATTCTCGGCGCGATCGTCGCGGTGCTGGTGCTGCACGGAGTCTGGCCCGCCTATGACGATGATTTCATCATAGGCGGCGTGACCGGTATATTCGGATCGTGGGCGGGAATGGCAGTGTTCGACGCCATATTGGGCATGGCCTGAGCGCAAAGCAGACGCGTCCGACCGCATCAACGATGCGATCGGTCCAACGTGGTTTGCAGCTCGGCTCACGATTGCGCGCTTATCCCCGACCCATCCGGGCTTCGCGACCGCCGCGACGGCGACCGCCGGCAGCGCCATCGCCCGGTGCATTGACCTGCGTCGGCGCCGCCACTGCCTGGCCACCTTCTGCCGGCTTGTAGTCCTTGTAGGTGCGGATCCAGTTGGTGCAGTTCTCATCGGTGCCGTTGAGCACATTGGCGCCGCGCACGGCTTCCATTTCCTGCGGTCGCACCGGGTTCATGATCGCCGACGTCATGCCGGCGCCGATCACCATCGGGATGAAGGCGGCGTTGATGCCGTGACGGTGCGGCAGGCCAAACGAGATGTTGGAGAGGCCGCAAGTGGTGTTGACCTTGAGCTCTTCGCGCAGCCGACGCAGCAGCGCGAACACCTGGCGGCCGGCGTCACCCAGCGCGCCGATCGGCATGACCAGCGGGTCGACGACGACGTCATGTGCGGGAATGCCGAAATCGGCGCAGCGCTGCACGATCTTCTTGGCGACGGCGAAGCGCACGTCCGGATCCATCGAAATGCCGGTCTCGTCATTGGAGATGGCGACGACCGGGACGTTGTATTTCTTGACCAGCGGCAGGATGGCTTCGAGCTTTTCTTCCTCGCCGGTGACCGAATTGACCAGCGGGCGGCCCTTGGCGACCTTCAGAGCGGCCTCGATCGCGGCAGTGACCGACGAGTCGATCGACAGCGGCAAATCGACCAGGCCCTGCACGATCTCCAGCGTCTGAACGAGCAGGCCAGGTTCGGTCTCGTTCGGATTGACGGAGGTGACGCCGGCGTTGACGTCGAGCATGGTGGCGCCACAGGCGGCCTGTTCCAGCGCGTCCCTGATCACGGTTTCGAAATTGCCGGCGATCATCTCGGCGGCGAGCTTCTTACGGCCGGTCGGGTTGATGCGCTCGCCAATGACGCAGAAGGGCTGGTCGAAGCCGATGATGATCTCGCGTGTCGCCGAGGCGACGATGGTCCGGGTCATGAAGTCTCTCCGCCTTGATATAAAGTGCTCTTTATATCGTCTCTGGTTTCGTTCCAGGGTCAGGTGATTGGCCGCGTTTTCAGTGCGCGGTCTTTACCATGTCCACCTGCGTTTCGGTAATGTCGTCATGCAATATGTGGTCGAGCCGGTCGGCGACCATCTGGTCGTCGCGACGGATCTCGCGTTTCCACGGCTGGCGGCCCTTCAGCACGCCCGATTCATCGACAATCTCGGCGACATATTCCTCCTGGCGGTAGGCCATCACATGGATGCCGGCAACGCCCGGGATTTCCTTGACCTCGTTGATGATGTCGGTGCAGAGCTGCTTGCCTTCCTTCTTCTGGTCCTGGGCGCCCTCCAGCCGTTTGATGATGGCGTCCGGGATGTGAATGCCAGGCACGTTGGAGCGGATCCATTTGGCTGTTTTGGCCGAGGCGAGCGGGCCAACGCCGCACAGCACGAACACCTTCTCGGTGTGGCCGAGATCGCGCGCCTTCTGCATGAAGGTCCTGAACATCGGCACGTCGAAGCAATACTGCGTCTGCACGAACTGCGCGCCGGCGGCGATCTTCTTGCCGAGA
Protein-coding regions in this window:
- a CDS encoding ASKHA domain-containing protein, with the protein product MNSPANITDPLVLFMPSGKRGRFPVGTPVLDAARQLGVYVESVCGGRATCGRCQIEVQEGNFAKHKIVSSNDHISPKGPKEERYERVRGLPERRRLSCSAQILGDLVIDVPQDTVINAQTIRKDADTRVIARDTAIRMCYVEIEEPDMHKPLGDLDRLKIALMKDWGFKNLEFDFYLLPQVQGILRKGNWTATAAIHKDADSDIARVIALWPGLKNEAYGLACDIGSTTIAMHLVSLLSGRVAASSGTSNPQIRFGEDLMSRVSYVMMNPDGREGMTVAVREAISSLVDKVCAEGNVQRNDILDSVFVGNPIMHHLFLGIDPTELGGAPFALAVSGAVRIKASDIGLKLNQGARLYMLPCIAGHVGADAAAVTLSEGPHRQDEMMLIVDVGTNAEIVLGNRARVVAASSPTGPAFEGAEISGGQRAAPGAIERVRIDPETLEPKYRVIGSELWSDEPGFLDSVQATGVTGICGSGIIEIVAEMYLAGIISEDGVVDGSLSMRSPRVIANGRTFSYVLKEGSDASKEDGPKITITQTDVRAIQLAKAALYAGTKLLMEKQNTEHVDRIHFAGAFGSFIDPKYAMVLGLIPDCDLDKVSAVGNAAGAGARMALLNRGYRREIEETVSQIEKIETALEPKFQEHFVYAMALPNKVDPFPKLSAAVKLPPRKTVSEDGIAGDAAPRRRSREGHAARRSRE
- a CDS encoding methyltetrahydrofolate cobalamin methyltransferase, giving the protein MTRTIVASATREIIIGFDQPFCVIGERINPTGRKKLAAEMIAGNFETVIRDALEQAACGATMLDVNAGVTSVNPNETEPGLLVQTLEIVQGLVDLPLSIDSSVTAAIEAALKVAKGRPLVNSVTGEEEKLEAILPLVKKYNVPVVAISNDETGISMDPDVRFAVAKKIVQRCADFGIPAHDVVVDPLVMPIGALGDAGRQVFALLRRLREELKVNTTCGLSNISFGLPHRHGINAAFIPMVIGAGMTSAIMNPVRPQEMEAVRGANVLNGTDENCTNWIRTYKDYKPAEGGQAVAAPTQVNAPGDGAAGGRRRGGREARMGRG